GCTCGTGCAGCAGCATTCGTATCATACAAGGCCATCCCCATTCCTCTCTCCTGCGTGCCCTGGCCGGTAAAGACGTATGTTGTCTGGGCCTGCTCGAGTACCGCCTCTGCATGCATTACTTGCTCACCCGTACTCTCCTTAAGCACTCTTACATGGACCACCATACACCCGTCCGCCATTGCAAAGTGTTGTATCTCCATTCGCAACCGGTCGTTTGCCCGGACAAGTCCATCGAAGGAGGGCGCCCAGCTGCAGAAACGGGTCCGTTCATTGTCGCCAATGATCCACTCCAGAATCCGCCGCACGGTGGCAGACAGGTGCAGCCCATGCACAACAGGCTGACCCAGCCCGGCAAAACGAGAGAACAGAGGGCAAACGTGAATAGGATTTGTATCTCCAGATACCATTGCATAACCCTCGCTTTGGGCAGGGGCAGTAAACGATATAGATGCAGCGTCATCGCCAGTCCAGCCTGCCCGTGGGAGCGGCTGTCTCTGGACTCGGGGTGCACCGTGGCGGTTCAGAAAATCCATGACTGGATTCGCTCCAaacccctcctcctccatgtATACACGTCCAATCCGGGTGCCGACCGAAGAGACACAGACAACTGAGGTATCAGAAGGGGCCAGTGAAACTGATCCAGAAACTTGCAGGGAAGCAGGTGCTCCTGCGGCGTCGAATACCGTTTGCGAATGCAGTTGGaatatcaatatcttccCAATAAGATCTGAGCAAGGTCCATCTAGCAAGAACCATTTTCGACTCATTAAGACTCTTAATTTTGTGTGGGAGTCAACACGTATGACCATATCTGGCTCTTCAACGCAACGAAACTGCTGCTGGGATACGCTCTCCTCTGGCCGCCGCTGGATTATAAATGTCGTTTGGAGTCGAACCACCGGTTTTCCCTCTCTGAGGAGCTCTGCAGAAATCTCAACTCGCTGGCCTATGGTGGTGATTGTGCGCTCGGTTATGCGCGACGAAGTTGTCACTGTATCTCCCACATGCAACGGGCGGATGCCAGGCACGAAACGAGTTGAAGCAGACTGGTGGAGGAGTCGAAGAGGGTCCGCATCAAGTGCTTCGAGCAGTATTGGCTTTGTGAGTGCAGTCCAAGCTATAACGACAGCATAATCAATTGGCACAACTGGGCCCCGTGTCCCCCAAGCTCGACAACGGGCCGGGCCAGCTTGACCGACAATAGCCAGGAACGTATTCACGTCCTCAGCTGTTATTGTCACTCGATCGCCAGTAAATTCTGAATTCAGACCGACAGAAGTTGGGCTAGGAAGGTCTCGACCAATCCACAGGTCCGTGTACAGGCGCCTCACGCTGTCCAAGTAATCAGTCCGGTGCATTTTGAGAATTAAAGGGCCCATGGTTCCTCCGAGCAATTCCATCTTAAACTCCAGCGCGGGTCGTTTGCCCTTTGAGCGAGTTAGCAATGTCACTGATACCTTATTGCCGTCTAGATGTATCAGTCCCAGTGCTGCACGTATCGCCCTGGGGTCTCCTTGCCGACGCAAGGAATGATACAACGTGATTTCACGAAGGCAGCCATCCATATATTTTGCCTCAATGACGTCTCCAATATCTGGCTTGAAAGCGTCCCGAATCGGATTTGGAGCGCGATTTTGCCCAAAAACAACCTTTTTTTGGCTGAGGGCAGCATAGCCCCAGGCGCACTCACCAACAAGGTGTTCGACTATTGCCTCCGTCGATGGGAGGGTAGGTCCGACAAGATAATACCGGCACAGCGAGCCTTCCTGGCTTGTTTCAATGCCAGGTAAGCGATTGCCTTTCTCATCGCGCTGGTTAGCCCAAGTGTAACCGTTGTCAGAAGCTGCCTCCTTGAGCATCATTTTCAAATGCGCCTCAGTAATCCCATCAAGAATGTCTTTAACTGGCTCATCGCATACTCGCGAATGACGCACGGCTACAGGCCCTTGTATGATGCAAACACGTTGTGCATCCTGGTCCACCACAGCGTCTACATCTTCAGACTGCCATAGAGAATCTTTCTTAAACCATGTCTGGAAATCTGCATCGAGCCGCGGAATAAAGGGCACCGGCTTCTGACCTTGTCGGCGGAAAAGATTGATGAGAAGGCTTACATCTTCCGGATAAAGTATCTGGTCGCCTTGCACGCCGTAGGCTGCGTCAAACGACGCTTCCAGCTCTATGGGAGTGTTGCAGGAAAGAAAGCGTAATTCAGCTTCTGAACCTGAGCCCAGGCGTCCTTGTGCAAGACGGAGAAAGTCATGCACCAAGCTGAGGTAGGAAGAATCGATCCAGCGTGCCTGATGCTGCACATATGTAAGCTGGCAGAGACGGCGTAAGACTTGCCTATAGCtcagctcctcaatctctGTTGGTTTACTGCTGTCTGTTTGCGCGAACCACGGCCGGGCAAAGTCGTTATTCAGTCTATTAATGATTTCAACACGATGTTGTTTTAATGCAGCTTTTAACCGTTTAGGGTCCCGAATTGAGAAGAACCGGTCATCGAACTCCTTCCACAAACGCATTGCTCGAGTCGCAAGCACATGGATTGGTTGACCCATCTCTGAAGTGACCGAGATAACACCGCCAACTGCGTCATGTTCACATTTTGCCCAAGCACCGTTGTCATTCCCATCATCCTTGACTCCGGGGGCTTCGACTATAAGCTGCTTTACAGCGAACGATGTCTTCGCCTCACGAGCCACCATCATGCGGCTCCCTAGGAGGATTCCATCAAAGGGCATAGGCGCATAACCCAGTTTACAAGACCAAGAGCCATTCATGTATGGCCAAGTGTCCTCAGCACCCCCGAATCCACTGCCAGCCACGAGAATGACGTTCTCGCAGTTCCTGATACGGGCGTAACAGTCGAGAATCGGTAAATGGAAGTCCTCACAAGAATGGTGTCCCCCTGCACGACCCCCGGTCCATTGGATCCCAACGGGGAGTGTCGGATATTGCCTTGCGATGGTAAGGACGCGGTCAATTGCATCAACAGACCCCGGTTTGAACCAAATATGTGAAATTGCCAACATGTCAATCCACTCCTTCACGACCTCGGGCGATGGGATCCCAGCGCCGACCGTTATCCCATCAATTGGCAAGCCTTCTTCCATAATCAGGCGGCGCAACACCTGGATCTGCCAGGAAAGTGCTTTGGGGGAAGCATAGATGACATTGCAGGTGATTGAGCGATGGGGAGGGATGGACCTCGACAGCTGCCGGAGTGCTGTTTCTAGCGTTGCTCGGTTGTAATAGCCACCACAGGCAAATTCAACATGATAGTCCGCCTGAATGATAGCCGCTACAAGCTCAGGTGAGCATGTTGTTGGCGTCATCCCTGCCACCATAACATGTGGTGTTCCTAGCAGCCGCGTCATTTTGGTTTCAATGGATGCATGAGCACTTCCCTCAGCTGCTTTCCGTAGCCGCGGGCGATATTTGCGACCCCAGTCTTTACCAAGTGGGAGAGCAAAAGCAGACAGATTAAGCAACGATAGATTCGAAGCCATAGACTGGCCGGACAGATTAACGACGTTCATACCCGTTCCCTCCAAAACATCCTGCACCAGGCTCCCAACAGCGCCAGGCCCAAATGAGAGCACATGGGTAGCATCGTTCATTGCCCAACACAAAGCGGGCCAGTTAACTCGCTCAACAGTAACGGACTGTATGAGGGTCAAAAGAATATCGTGCGTGCCATAATCCTGCAGGTTCCGGAGAGATCCATTCGCCTGGCAGTAAACTGGTATAGCGAGATCGTTACCCCGCAAGCGAAGGCCGCCAATGGCATCAGTCACTCTTAGCTCGACTGATgacagaagagaagagtGATAGGGAGCTGACACTGGAAGGAACTGGACATCGACGACGGACCGACGCAGGGGAAAGGGAACGCGGCTTTGGTCGAGCTCGGGCGATGCCTTGACGCTACGAAGTGCTATGCATACTCCTCGCAGAGCATGTGGTGCTCCAGCCAGAACGAACTTGTTGTGGCCATTTATAAGGGATATATAGAGCGAATCTCCACCTTGGTCGTTGAGCTTTCGCACCAGCCGCTCCAAATGATTAATGTCTAAGCCTGTCACACTCAGTAAATGTGACGGAGCGCCTTCACCATTTTCCAGGCAGTCGATAACTTCATTTGCACACAGAATACTTCTTGGAGAAGCATGGTGTGACTCCAGCCCGACCCAAAACGACAGTTGCAGGGCAAGGTCAGCCGCGCGGTAGAAGGATGGCCATCCGTGGTCAGTGTGAGATATGGCGATTGCGGCGGCCACAAATACACCTTGAGAGTGTCCGATAGCTCCCTGGAGCTTTTGGCGGAGCTGACCAGGGTCCAGCTGGAGGCTGTACGCAGTAATAGCATAGTGTAGGAGGCTCAGCAGAGTGTTGATTGGAAAGCTATAAGGAGACAGCGCCAAATCTTCCGGCAGTGGTGCGGATGCAGCAGCGTCGTTGAGCCAGGCCTGTAATTGGAACCCGCGCCCAGCAAAAAATGACGATCGGTGTGGGATCGCTGCTAGTGATTCTAGACGGCGGGCAGAAGAGTCGAGCAAGTCCTGTATAGGGGCGCAGTCCGCGTAGGCGTGCGAGAGATGGACTAACTCATCGAGTCCCGCCCAATTACTGGGCCCTTGCCCACCAAAGCACGCATATAATCGTGATAGGCCAGCGTCGACAGCATCGAGAAACGGTGATGGAGTCATTCTCTTTACAGGTCGTCAAACTGTAGGCTAACAGATCAGAGCCATGGCTGGGAATGAGCAAGTATATCGTGTAGCCGGGACCACCACCTATACGAGAGGGGGAGAAACAAGTCAGCGCAGGGTCGGCTTACGAGCAATCGGAGATCGGGCGTGGCGGTTCTCAAGTTTACATATCAGCTGTTGTTCTTCAGTCTTTCCTGCAGAACTAGGCCATAACATGAATACAGCCATGGCGATACGAAACATGGAACAGACAATTGCCTACGAGCTACTGATTGAGCTTTTATCGTACGTTTCCTTATAGGTGTTGAGCAAAAAActgatcagcagcagccatcAGTTTGCGTTTCCGGTGCAATGGTAGGTCAATAGCGACTGCGATACACCACTAGGTACGCTGACGCGGCTTCGCGCACAGGATAGAAACGCAGAAAGCTATATTGCGAGACACTCGTCGCCTCGTCGAAATTGGTCCAGCCAAGACGCTTATTGGAATGACCCAAAAGACTATACAGCAGGTCCCAAGACAGGGCTTAGAGTTACTGGCCAGCACGCAGGACCTTGCCCAGCTCTGCTACATCTATGGCGAGCCtgccgagggagaggatTCGACCGCCGACGAGTCCATTATTAATACGCCGCAGTGTAGCACAATTCCAGAGGTAGCGGTAGAGCCGGAAGTTCAGCCAATACCGGACACGCCGCTGACCGCAATATTCATCATTAGGGCTCTGGTCGCCCGTAAGCTCCGCAGGTCGGAAACCGAGATTGACCCCAGTCGCTCAATCAAAGAGCTGTGTGGCGGCAAGTCCACACTACAGAATGAACTGATTGGCGAGCTGGGCAATGAGTTCCAGACCTCTCTCCCTGATCGCGCGGAGGACGTCTCCCTAGCGGACTTGGATGCTGCCCTGGGCGAGGTCTCGCTAGGACCCACGTCggtttctcttctgcagagAGTTTTCACGGCGAAGATGCCGGCCCGCATGACAGTGTCGAATGTGCGTGAGCGTTTGGCCGAAATCTGGGGCCTTGGATTTCATCGACAAACTGCAGTCTTGGTGGCCGCACTTGCGGCTGAGCCTCACTCCCGACTCACCTCCTTGGAGGCGGCATATCAGTATTGGGACGGTTTGACCGAGGCCTACGGGCAGTCATTGGGTCTTTTCTTGCGGAAAGCTATCTCACAGCAAGCTGCACGGAGTGACGACCAAGGCGCTCAAGCTATAGCCCCTGCAGACTCGCTCGGGTCTAAGGATCTTGCACGAAAGCAGTACGAGGCTCTTCGCGAGTACCTAGGGATACGGACCCCAACTACGAAACAGGATGGTCTAGATCTTGCAGACCTacagcagaagctggactGCTGGACTGCCGAATTTTCGGACGACTTCCTCAGCCAGATTTCGCGTCGCTTCGACGCACGAAAGACGCGCTGGTACCGCGACTGGTGGAACTCGGCGCGCCAGGAGCTTCTGACAATCTGCCAAAATAGTAATGTACAATGGACAGACAAAATGCGTGAGCACTTTGTCCAGCGCGCTGAGgaaggccttgttgagaTTGCTCGGGCACATTCACTCGCGAAACCCCTTGTGCCGGACCTCATCCAGGCCatttctctccctcctgTCGTCCGGCTAGGGCGTTTGGCGACCATGATGCCACGGACGGTGGTGACCCTTAAGGGGGAGATTCAATGCGAGGAACATGAACGGGAGCCTTCTTGCTTTGTGgagttcttcagcagctggatCCAGGCAAACAACATTCGATGCACCATACAATCTAATGGGGAAGACCTCACATCAGTATTCATCAACAGTCTGGTACATGCCAGTCAACAAGGGGTTTCTTTTGCCAACCACACATACCTTATAACAGGGGCGGGACCAGGATCGATCGGCCAACATATCGTCCGTCGCTTGTTAACAGGTGGTGCCAGGGTCATTGTAACCACGAGCCGCGAGCCATTGCCTGCCgctgccttcttcaaggagctGTATAGTAAGTGTGGAAATCGCGGATCGCAGTTACATCTAGTGCCTTTCAATCAGGCCAGCGTTGTGGACTGTGAGCGTCTGATTGGCTACATTTACGATGACTTGGGGCTGGATCTAGATGCGATCCTCCCCTTTGCTGCCACAAGCCAGGTGGGAGCTGAAATCGACGGACTGGATGCCAGTAATGAAGCAGCGTTTCGACTGATGCTGGTGAATGTACTACGTCTTGTAGGGTTCGTGGTATCTCAAAAAAGGCGTAGAGGTATTTCCTGCCGACCAACCCAAGTCGTGCTGCCTCTGTCTCCTAACCATGGCATCTTGGGTGGTGACGGTCTCTACGCGGAGTCCAAACGCGGGCTTGAGACATTAATACAGCGGTTCCATTCAGAGTCATGGAAGGAAGAGCTCTCAATATGTGGCGTCAGCATCGGCTGGACCCGGTCAACGGGCTTGATGGCGGCCAACGACCTTGTTGCTGAGACGGCAGAGAAACAAGGCCGCGTGCTGACATTCTCTGTTGATGAGATGGGAGACCTCATCTCACTGTTATTAACTCCGCAGTTA
This sequence is a window from Aspergillus nidulans FGSC A4 chromosome IV. Protein-coding genes within it:
- a CDS encoding fatty acid synthase subunit stcK (transcript_id=CADANIAT00000956) is translated as MTPSPFLDAVDAGLSRLYACFGGQGPSNWAGLDELVHLSHAYADCAPIQDLLDSSARRLESLAAIPHRSSFFAGRGFQLQAWLNDAAASAPLPEDLALSPYSFPINTLLSLLHYAITAYSLQLDPGQLRQKLQGAIGHSQGVFVAAAIAISHTDHGWPSFYRAADLALQLSFWVGLESHHASPRSILCANEVIDCLENGEGAPSHLLSVTGLDINHLERLVRKLNDQGGDSLYISLINGHNKFVLAGAPHALRGVCIALRSVKASPELDQSRVPFPLRRSVVDVQFLPVSAPYHSSLLSSVELRVTDAIGGLRLRGNDLAIPVYCQANGSLRNLQDYGTHDILLTLIQSVTVERVNWPALCWAMNDATHVLSFGPGAVGSLVQDVLEGTGMNVVNLSGQSMASNLSLLNLSAFALPLGKDWGRKYRPRLRKAAEGSAHASIETKMTRLLGTPHVMVAGMTPTTCSPELVAAIIQADYHVEFACGGYYNRATLETALRQLSRSIPPHRSITCNVIYASPKALSWQIQVLRRLIMEEGLPIDGITVGAGIPSPEVVKEWIDMLAISHIWFKPGSVDAIDRVLTIARQYPTLPVGIQWTGGRAGGHHSCEDFHLPILDCYARIRNCENVILVAGSGFGGAEDTWPYMNGSWSCKLGYAPMPFDGILLGSRMMVAREAKTSFAVKQLIVEAPGVKDDGNDNGAWAKCEHDAVGGVISVTSEMGQPIHVLATRAMRLWKEFDDRFFSIRDPKRLKAALKQHRVEIINRLNNDFARPWFAQTDSSKPTEIEELSYRQVLRRLCQLTYVQHQARWIDSSYLSLVHDFLRLAQGRLGSGSEAELRFLSCNTPIELEASFDAAYGVQGDQILYPEDVSLLINLFRRQGQKPVPFIPRLDADFQTWFKKDSLWQSEDVDAVVDQDAQRVCIIQGPVAVRHSRVCDEPVKDILDGITEAHLKMMLKEAASDNGYTWANQRDEKGNRLPGIETSQEGSLCRYYLVGPTLPSTEAIVEHLVGECAWGYAALSQKKVVFGQNRAPNPIRDAFKPDIGDVIEAKYMDGCLREITLYHSLRRQGDPRAIRAALGLIHLDGNKVSVTLLTRSKGKRPALEFKMELLGGTMGPLILKMHRTDYLDSVRRLYTDLWIGRDLPSPTSVGLNSEFTGDRVTITAEDVNTFLAIVGQAGPARCRAWGTRGPVVPIDYAVVIAWTALTKPILLEALDADPLRLLHQSASTRFVPGIRPLHVGDTVTTSSRITERTITTIGQRVEISAELLREGKPVVRLQTTFIIQRRPEESVSQQQFRCVEEPDMVIRVDSHTKLRVLMSRKWFLLDGPCSDLIGKILIFQLHSQTVFDAAGAPASLQVSGSVSLAPSDTSVVCVSSVGTRIGRVYMEEEGFGANPVMDFLNRHGAPRVQRQPLPRAGWTGDDAASISFTAPAQSEGYAMVSGDTNPIHVCPLFSRFAGLGQPVVHGLHLSATVRRILEWIIGDNERTRFCSWAPSFDGLVRANDRLRMEIQHFAMADGCMVVHVRVLKESTGEQVMHAEAVLEQAQTTYVFTGQGTQERGMGMALYDTNAAARAVWDRAERHFRSQYGISLLHIVRENPTSLTVNFGSRRGRQIRDIYLSMSDSDPSMLPGLTRDSRSYTFNYPSGLLMSTQFAQPALAVMEIAEYAHLQAQGVVQTQAIFAGHSLGEYSSLGACTTIMPFESLLSLILYRGLKMQNTLPRNANGRTDYGMVAADPSRIRSDFTEDRLIELVRLVSQATGVLLEVVNYNVHSRQYVCAGHVRSLWVLSHACDDLSRSTSPNSPQTMSECIAHHIPSSCSVTNETELSRGRATIPLAGVDIPFHSQMLRGHIDGYRQYLRHHLRVSDIKPEELVGRWIPNVTGKPFALDAPYIRLVQGVTQSRPLLELLRRVEENR